A section of the Chitinivibrionales bacterium genome encodes:
- a CDS encoding hydrogenase small subunit has product MNRREFIRIMGGASALLAFPEVILAGTKLTLGKASSRTPVIWLQGQSCSGDSVSLLNAGDPDIATLVTNRISLHFHQTLSTATGDTAINILLKTLDEGKKDYVLVVEGSIPQKSATYCTIGEVNGAPRGVREWVALLAKNAKAVVAVGTCAAYGCIPGAALRSGGENPTGATSVWGVLPIAKRINIPGCPAHPDWIIGSLVYLIMGKRLKLDVYGRPLAYFGRTVHDKCEHLAEYKKNKFARSWGDEGCLFQLGCLGIDTNCDIPTRKWLGVNSCTGCGAGCIGCTEPVFPDYGARGLFPMKKA; this is encoded by the coding sequence ATGAACAGGCGGGAATTCATCCGCATTATGGGCGGTGCCAGCGCGCTCCTTGCTTTTCCCGAGGTCATTCTCGCCGGCACCAAGCTCACGCTGGGAAAGGCCTCATCGCGCACCCCGGTAATATGGCTCCAGGGACAGTCGTGCTCCGGCGACTCGGTGTCGCTGCTCAACGCGGGCGACCCGGACATCGCCACGCTCGTCACCAACCGCATCAGCCTGCATTTCCACCAGACCCTTTCCACCGCCACGGGCGACACCGCCATAAACATCCTGCTTAAAACGCTTGACGAAGGAAAAAAAGACTACGTGCTCGTGGTGGAGGGCTCCATCCCGCAGAAATCGGCAACGTACTGCACCATCGGCGAGGTGAACGGCGCGCCGCGCGGCGTGAGGGAATGGGTGGCGCTGCTGGCGAAAAATGCGAAGGCCGTGGTCGCCGTGGGAACCTGCGCCGCCTACGGCTGCATTCCGGGCGCGGCGCTGCGGTCGGGCGGGGAGAATCCCACGGGCGCGACATCGGTGTGGGGCGTTTTGCCCATTGCAAAGCGGATCAACATCCCGGGCTGCCCGGCGCACCCGGACTGGATCATCGGCAGCCTGGTCTATTTGATAATGGGGAAGCGGCTCAAGCTTGACGTGTACGGAAGGCCGCTAGCGTATTTCGGCAGGACGGTGCATGACAAATGCGAGCACCTTGCCGAGTATAAGAAAAACAAGTTCGCGCGTTCGTGGGGCGATGAGGGCTGCCTGTTCCAGCTCGGCTGCCTGGGCATCGACACCAACTGCGACATCCCCACGCGCAAATGGCTCGGCGTCAACTCGTGCACGGGCTGCGGCGCTGGATGCATCGGCTGCACCGAACCGGTGTTTCCGGATTACGGGGCCAGGGGACTGTTCCCGATGAAGAAGGCATAA
- a CDS encoding nickel-dependent hydrogenase large subunit: MAKVVIDPISRIEGHLSVELEIDAGRVKSARTRGDMFRGFEQILLGRNPFDAVQIAQRICGVCPVSHGIESARCVENACGVTPNKNGRLLRNLALAGNYLQSHILHFYHLAALDFVDITAILKYSGSDGKLNYVKAWAQSELAEKKSGIDALTACSPFLPRYEGGLYIKDTDLNIAAIAHYVKAFDMRMKAHRLVAIFAGRIPHAIGLVPGGITKVPDKAALAEAGRILAEISDFVNNAYVPDVVAVARTFPQYCDAGRFGDFLAYGEFPDGNEIADLYFPRGIVSAGKKEAFDAAKITEQVLYSRYSSPSNLHPSQGQTVSQPEKTGAYTWLKAPRYLGRPMEVGPLARVMVAYLSGHADIKREVDGLASALGIGLPQLQSAIGRHAARAIEAKLLCKKIPGWIDQLDAGDKPRSECAIPESGEGAGLGEAARGALGHWISVKNGTIARYQCVVPTTWNASPRDDNGTPGPMEQALVGAPVLDDKNPIEPARIVRTFDPCLACAIHSVKAGKEIAGYRVC; encoded by the coding sequence ATGGCCAAAGTAGTCATAGATCCAATTTCCCGCATCGAAGGGCATTTGTCCGTCGAGCTCGAGATTGACGCCGGCAGGGTGAAGTCGGCGCGCACGCGCGGGGACATGTTCCGCGGCTTCGAGCAGATCCTGCTCGGCCGCAACCCGTTCGACGCGGTGCAGATCGCGCAGCGGATCTGCGGCGTGTGCCCGGTGTCGCACGGCATCGAATCGGCGCGCTGCGTGGAGAACGCCTGCGGCGTTACTCCGAACAAGAACGGAAGGCTGCTGCGCAACCTCGCGCTCGCGGGCAACTACCTGCAGTCGCACATCCTGCATTTCTACCATCTGGCCGCCCTCGATTTCGTCGACATCACCGCGATACTCAAGTATTCCGGCAGCGACGGCAAACTCAACTATGTCAAGGCCTGGGCGCAGAGCGAGCTCGCCGAGAAGAAATCCGGCATCGACGCATTGACCGCCTGTTCGCCGTTCCTGCCGCGTTACGAAGGCGGGCTCTACATCAAGGACACCGACCTGAACATCGCGGCGATCGCGCATTATGTCAAGGCATTCGACATGCGCATGAAGGCGCACCGGCTCGTGGCCATTTTCGCGGGACGGATCCCGCACGCCATCGGGCTCGTGCCGGGCGGCATCACGAAAGTGCCCGACAAGGCCGCGCTCGCCGAGGCGGGACGGATCCTGGCGGAAATATCCGATTTTGTCAATAATGCCTATGTCCCGGACGTCGTTGCCGTGGCCAGGACGTTCCCGCAATACTGCGACGCGGGCCGGTTCGGTGATTTCCTTGCCTACGGCGAATTTCCCGACGGAAACGAGATCGCCGACCTTTATTTCCCGCGGGGCATCGTGTCGGCCGGAAAAAAGGAGGCATTTGACGCCGCGAAAATCACGGAGCAGGTCCTGTATTCCCGGTATTCCTCTCCGTCAAACCTTCATCCCTCGCAGGGACAAACCGTGAGCCAACCCGAAAAAACCGGCGCCTATACATGGCTCAAGGCGCCACGGTATCTGGGCAGGCCCATGGAAGTGGGACCGCTGGCGCGCGTCATGGTGGCCTACCTTTCCGGCCATGCCGACATCAAGAGGGAAGTTGACGGCCTCGCGTCGGCGCTGGGAATCGGGCTTCCCCAGCTGCAGTCGGCGATTGGGCGCCACGCGGCGCGGGCCATAGAAGCGAAGCTGCTGTGCAAAAAGATCCCGGGCTGGATCGACCAGCTTGACGCAGGCGACAAGCCGCGCAGCGAATGCGCGATACCGGAAAGCGGCGAGGGCGCGGGCCTCGGCGAGGCCGCGCGCGGCGCGCTCGGCCACTGGATTTCCGTGAAGAACGGAACGATAGCGCGATACCAGTGTGTTGTGCCCACCACGTGGAACGCGTCGCCGCGCGACGACAACGGCACGCCCGGTCCCATGGAGCAGGCGCTCGTGGGCGCGCCGGTACTCGACGATAAAAATCCCATCGAGCCGGCGCGGATCGTCCGCACCTTTGACCCGTGCCTCGCCTGCGCCATCCACAGCGTGAAGGCCGGCAAGGAGATCGCGGGGTACCGGGTATGCTGA